One Roseimaritima multifibrata DNA window includes the following coding sequences:
- a CDS encoding aldehyde dehydrogenase family protein, whose translation MLHLPALRWGKPYESLDKQNVVHFATGEPIAEVSQIGGGIVQRDLRKAHKAREALLQLPISDLIERCKKAAVLFETAELPMGDGTQTVDQFVHQQSASTGLPEHMCVSNMGKNAFVLAHIDQIIDCLTRGLDLSILSRGYGEEGRGVTVSYQAQTPILGAVLPNNSPGVHTLWLPAVPLQIGLALKPGSQEPWTPYRMISAFIEAGIPREAFSLYPGGHDAGGAIMANTAKSMIFGSAQTLQQHAGNPRVQAHGPGFSKILIGDDVVDDWPQFLDLMVESVLSNSGRSCINCSGIWASRHTREIGQAIAERIGPVDVLPPADPESQLAAFTVPAMATGTWAMVQQDLKESGVTDLTAEYGEKLIEKEHCAYLRPMVVHAESPACEVASKEYMFPFVSVVECPQDQMVKKIGSTLIGTVLTRDEKLIEEASRSVEIDRLNIGPIATNRLNWLQPHEGNIIEFLFRNRAYQMADMPVAANS comes from the coding sequence ATGTTACATCTGCCAGCCCTTCGCTGGGGCAAGCCATACGAGTCATTGGATAAACAGAACGTTGTTCACTTTGCGACCGGGGAACCGATCGCCGAAGTCAGCCAAATCGGCGGCGGGATTGTGCAGCGTGACCTGAGGAAAGCCCACAAAGCACGCGAAGCGTTGCTACAGCTGCCCATCAGTGACTTAATCGAACGTTGCAAAAAGGCGGCCGTCCTTTTCGAAACGGCGGAACTGCCAATGGGCGACGGCACGCAAACCGTCGATCAGTTTGTCCATCAGCAGTCGGCCAGTACCGGTTTGCCCGAGCACATGTGTGTCTCGAACATGGGGAAAAATGCCTTTGTTCTGGCACACATTGATCAGATTATCGATTGCCTTACCCGCGGTTTGGATCTGTCCATTTTGTCGCGTGGCTACGGTGAAGAAGGTCGCGGTGTAACCGTCAGCTACCAAGCTCAAACTCCGATTTTGGGCGCGGTCCTGCCAAACAATTCCCCCGGCGTTCACACACTGTGGTTGCCGGCGGTTCCCCTTCAAATCGGGTTGGCACTGAAACCAGGTTCCCAGGAACCATGGACTCCATACCGAATGATTTCCGCGTTTATCGAAGCCGGGATCCCTCGGGAAGCCTTTAGCTTGTATCCGGGAGGGCATGATGCCGGTGGAGCGATCATGGCCAACACCGCCAAGAGCATGATCTTCGGGAGTGCTCAGACGCTTCAGCAACACGCGGGAAACCCTCGAGTGCAAGCCCATGGTCCTGGATTTTCCAAAATCCTTATCGGCGATGACGTCGTCGATGATTGGCCGCAATTCCTAGACCTGATGGTCGAAAGCGTCTTAAGCAATTCCGGACGGAGCTGCATTAACTGCTCGGGAATTTGGGCCAGTCGCCACACCCGTGAAATCGGTCAAGCGATCGCCGAACGGATCGGACCAGTCGACGTCCTTCCTCCGGCGGATCCTGAATCCCAATTGGCCGCGTTCACCGTGCCAGCGATGGCGACCGGAACCTGGGCGATGGTTCAACAAGACCTGAAGGAATCGGGAGTCACCGACCTGACCGCGGAATACGGCGAAAAGCTGATCGAAAAGGAGCACTGTGCGTACCTGCGTCCGATGGTCGTGCATGCGGAATCGCCCGCCTGCGAAGTCGCCAGTAAGGAATACATGTTCCCCTTCGTCAGCGTCGTCGAATGCCCTCAAGATCAGATGGTCAAGAAGATCGGTTCGACATTGATCGGAACCGTCCTGACTCGAGATGAAAAACTGATCGAAGAGGCTAGCCGGTCCGTCGAAATCGACCGCCTGAATATCGGACCGATTGCGACCAACCGTCTGAATTGGCTGCAGCCGCACGAAGGAAACATCATCGAATTCCTCTTCCGCAATCGAGCCTATCAAATGGCCGATATGCCCGTGGCGGCAAATTCCTAA
- a CDS encoding phenylacetate--CoA ligase family protein, whose protein sequence is MSSVQTKADKAREVLNEQTLKMVHWHFSDKTGSPFWLEKKAELKFDPLTEVKSFEDLKKFPLFEDDWLRGGPVRRWVPQGLAGKPVYVFETGGTTGVPKSRAVVEDHWTDYELFSHTLPEKYFPKGANWLMLGPSGPRRLRLAVEHLAQYRGGICFCIDLDPRWVVKLIKKGWMEHLEAYKQHCVDQAVTVLTANHDVKCMFATPKLLESLGEALEEKGTSLPEMGITGIFSGGTEFTPQWTRYAVEELLGGPPEEGGVYMTPTYGNTLMGLACSKPVTAEDNYKISYYAPQPRAVTEVVDMDDHTQVVGYGETGRVKLYTLTDEFFVPGFLERDEGEREAPYDTYPWDGVSGVRPYHKLASGTTVGVY, encoded by the coding sequence ATGAGCAGCGTGCAGACGAAGGCTGACAAAGCCCGCGAAGTTCTAAACGAACAAACTCTCAAAATGGTCCACTGGCACTTCAGTGATAAAACGGGAAGTCCTTTTTGGTTGGAGAAAAAGGCTGAACTGAAATTCGATCCTTTGACGGAAGTCAAATCGTTCGAAGACCTCAAAAAATTCCCTCTCTTCGAAGACGATTGGTTGCGAGGCGGACCGGTTCGACGCTGGGTCCCCCAGGGATTGGCCGGCAAACCGGTTTACGTTTTTGAAACCGGCGGCACCACGGGTGTCCCCAAAAGCCGCGCGGTCGTCGAAGATCACTGGACCGATTACGAACTGTTCTCCCACACCCTGCCAGAAAAGTATTTCCCCAAAGGGGCGAACTGGCTGATGTTGGGGCCAAGCGGACCGCGACGTTTGCGTTTGGCCGTCGAACATTTGGCTCAGTATCGCGGCGGGATCTGCTTCTGCATCGACTTGGACCCACGCTGGGTTGTCAAACTGATCAAGAAGGGCTGGATGGAGCACCTGGAAGCTTACAAGCAGCACTGTGTCGACCAAGCGGTGACCGTCCTGACCGCCAATCACGACGTGAAATGCATGTTTGCCACTCCAAAATTGCTGGAATCGCTCGGCGAAGCGTTGGAAGAAAAGGGAACCAGCCTTCCAGAAATGGGGATCACCGGAATCTTCTCAGGAGGAACCGAATTCACTCCCCAGTGGACGCGATATGCCGTTGAAGAACTGCTGGGCGGCCCCCCTGAAGAAGGCGGAGTCTACATGACACCGACCTACGGCAATACGCTGATGGGATTGGCTTGTAGCAAGCCGGTTACCGCCGAGGACAACTACAAAATCAGTTACTATGCCCCACAACCGCGAGCCGTCACGGAAGTGGTCGACATGGATGACCACACACAGGTGGTTGGATATGGTGAAACCGGCCGAGTCAAACTGTACACATTGACAGACGAGTTCTTCGTCCCCGGTTTCTTAGAACGCGACGAAGGGGAGCGTGAAGCTCCCTACGACACCTACCCATGGGATGGTGTCAGCGGAGTCCGCCCTTATCACAAACTGGCCAGCGGCACGACCGTTGGAGTTTACTAA
- a CDS encoding type II secretion system protein GspG, whose amino-acid sequence MNRRIQTSRMSRKSRPSGFTLLELLLVLAILVVLGGFVLTNFIGVGENANADATTVQLNSLKSNIQMYKINTKSWPESLEQLRDGPTDPAQKARFQPILSEIPADAWGKEINYTLNGNTFELRSGGIDGQMNSDDDLIVKGP is encoded by the coding sequence GTGAATCGACGTATCCAAACGAGCCGTATGTCCCGGAAAAGCCGACCTTCTGGTTTTACCTTACTAGAATTGTTGTTGGTTTTGGCGATTTTGGTCGTCTTGGGCGGCTTTGTGCTGACCAACTTCATCGGTGTTGGCGAAAATGCGAACGCCGATGCCACGACCGTCCAGCTGAATTCGCTGAAAAGCAACATTCAGATGTACAAAATCAACACGAAATCGTGGCCAGAATCGCTTGAGCAACTTCGCGACGGACCAACCGATCCCGCTCAGAAAGCACGCTTTCAGCCGATCCTGAGTGAAATTCCTGCCGATGCGTGGGGAAAAGAGATCAATTACACGCTAAATGGCAACACTTTCGAACTTCGCTCCGGCGGAATCGATGGGCAAATGAATTCCGATGACGATTTGATCGTCAAAGGCCCTTAG
- a CDS encoding pilus assembly FimT family protein, producing the protein MSRQTNVRCTPHAERLRKMRCLGKCHRRRAGLTLLEVLLTLAIMTVLAAFALPRLDGMLGGRRLVRGAEVVRVQMMRARLQAMRTGRTHMMQCPVNGTAITTYAIQNLNDLTEAADQLGSGTALLQGGQPMAASMQSGPETGQETQSVELPEDIKISEVRVQATTRALLIENQTQSMAPANVEEGQPSQPILFYPDGTTSNAAVIVTQATEGTEGGARIVVVLRGLTGDATVGDPIQ; encoded by the coding sequence ATGAGCCGCCAAACGAATGTCCGCTGCACGCCCCACGCTGAACGGCTCCGCAAAATGCGCTGCCTGGGGAAGTGCCATCGGCGTCGTGCGGGGCTAACATTGCTGGAGGTCCTGCTGACGCTGGCGATCATGACGGTTCTGGCTGCGTTTGCGCTGCCTCGATTGGACGGAATGCTGGGGGGGCGGCGGTTGGTTCGCGGGGCCGAAGTGGTGCGGGTTCAAATGATGCGCGCCCGCCTGCAAGCGATGCGGACCGGTCGAACGCACATGATGCAGTGCCCGGTGAACGGGACTGCAATCACCACGTACGCCATTCAAAATTTGAATGATCTAACCGAAGCGGCCGATCAATTGGGATCGGGGACCGCACTTTTGCAAGGTGGTCAGCCGATGGCCGCGTCGATGCAATCGGGACCCGAAACCGGCCAGGAAACCCAATCGGTCGAACTGCCCGAAGATATCAAAATCTCGGAAGTCCGCGTCCAAGCGACGACCCGAGCCCTCCTGATTGAAAATCAAACGCAAAGCATGGCTCCGGCCAACGTCGAAGAAGGGCAACCCAGCCAACCCATTCTGTTTTACCCTGATGGCACCACCTCCAATGCGGCGGTGATTGTGACTCAAGCGACCGAGGGAACCGAAGGGGGAGCGAGAATCGTTGTCGTCCTCCGTGGGCTCACCGGCGATGCGACCGTGGGAGACCCGATCCAGTGA
- a CDS encoding prepilin-type N-terminal cleavage/methylation domain-containing protein: MTVRNRILQWRRPLGQPRVRSLPGSRERRQGFSLLEILLALAILGGSLAILSSIAITGADAASEATDLAVARMLCETKMNEQLLNSEVAPVPVSMIPVPADGLPDSGGLARFLYSVEVLPATMQGLLTIRVTVASEELGFNEQPRIQYSLIRWIVDPALGLEQLERDAEAEAELEAEMAAEASADSGSGDAP; this comes from the coding sequence GTGACAGTTCGCAACCGAATCCTACAGTGGCGTCGCCCCTTGGGGCAGCCTCGCGTCCGATCTTTGCCGGGTAGTCGTGAGCGGCGCCAAGGGTTCTCGCTGTTAGAGATTCTGTTAGCTCTTGCCATTTTGGGTGGATCGTTAGCGATCCTTTCGTCGATCGCGATCACGGGAGCGGATGCCGCCAGCGAAGCGACCGATCTGGCGGTCGCGCGGATGCTTTGCGAAACCAAAATGAACGAGCAACTGCTAAACAGCGAAGTTGCTCCGGTGCCGGTTTCCATGATTCCTGTTCCAGCGGATGGCCTGCCCGATTCGGGGGGACTGGCACGTTTCCTCTATTCGGTCGAGGTCCTTCCCGCCACGATGCAAGGCTTGCTGACGATTCGAGTCACCGTGGCGAGTGAAGAACTGGGTTTCAATGAACAGCCTCGGATCCAGTACTCGCTGATCCGTTGGATCGTCGACCCCGCCTTGGGATTGGAACAGTTGGAACGGGATGCCGAAGCCGAAGCCGAACTGGAAGCGGAGATGGCTGCGGAAGCAAGTGCCGATTCCGGTAGCGGAGACGCACCCTAA
- a CDS encoding type II secretion system protein GspK — MIDRRLSMARRRPSPRHSPRRSGMFLILVLIVIVIATMAVYSFTDLMLAYDESVQITASGTQCDLAVDSAIEMSRLLLAQPRMTREEMGGVLNNAQYFRGINVAPGTLAVDRVNFAIVAPNMDEMGQFSGIRFGLQNESARLNVNALVTLEASSDALMPVLDVAEETDSEFESENLAVSLLLSLPGMTVDTAEAILDWLDDDIEPRDSGAESEYYITLPTPYEPKNGPIDSIEELLLVRGVTPQLLFGVDANRNGLVDPSEQAMLVGDAGSAAALGWSAFLTVHSVEGNYRDDGTTRIDLNQDDLELLYEELSEGLGNDDWASFIAAYRVSGQPAATIASAALGAGEEEQNTAADSADTTPWTAGAMDDVDLSGGGGTEVTQVLDLIGATVTVGDVTYASPFVNDPFAMALYMPALMESLTTQAVERLPGRINLNECPAELLRGIPLVDEETIEAIIEARGDSSESENRRFETWPMVEGLVTIDQMRLLMPLLTGGGDAYRAQIIGYYEQGNLFSRVEVIIDSTTINPDVVLYRDLSHLGRGFDVAVLGIQAIDMTQ; from the coding sequence ATGATCGATCGCCGCCTATCAATGGCTCGTCGTCGACCATCCCCGCGTCATTCGCCGCGACGTAGCGGGATGTTTCTGATCTTAGTCCTGATCGTCATTGTGATTGCCACGATGGCGGTCTATTCGTTCACCGACTTGATGTTGGCCTACGACGAATCGGTGCAGATCACCGCCAGCGGAACTCAGTGCGACTTGGCGGTCGATTCCGCGATCGAGATGTCGCGGTTGCTTCTCGCTCAGCCTCGAATGACCCGCGAAGAAATGGGAGGCGTTCTGAACAACGCCCAGTATTTTCGGGGAATCAATGTCGCTCCAGGTACGTTGGCAGTGGATCGTGTTAACTTCGCGATTGTCGCTCCCAATATGGACGAAATGGGCCAGTTTTCTGGAATTCGATTTGGGCTTCAAAATGAATCGGCTCGTCTGAATGTTAATGCCCTCGTGACGCTGGAGGCTAGTTCCGATGCCTTGATGCCGGTGCTGGATGTCGCGGAGGAAACCGACTCCGAATTTGAATCTGAAAACTTGGCCGTATCGCTTCTTCTATCGCTACCGGGAATGACGGTCGATACCGCCGAAGCGATTCTTGACTGGTTGGACGACGACATTGAACCGCGAGACAGCGGAGCCGAGTCGGAGTACTACATCACATTGCCAACCCCTTACGAGCCCAAGAATGGGCCGATCGATTCGATCGAAGAATTGTTGTTGGTCCGTGGCGTGACCCCGCAACTACTGTTCGGCGTCGATGCAAATCGCAATGGATTGGTCGACCCGTCGGAACAGGCGATGTTGGTCGGGGACGCCGGGAGCGCCGCCGCGTTGGGGTGGTCCGCTTTCTTGACCGTCCATAGTGTCGAAGGGAACTACCGCGACGATGGAACGACTCGGATTGATCTGAACCAAGATGACCTTGAACTGCTTTATGAAGAGCTTAGTGAAGGGCTGGGGAACGATGACTGGGCTTCGTTCATTGCCGCTTATCGGGTGAGTGGCCAGCCGGCTGCTACGATCGCGTCGGCTGCACTTGGTGCAGGGGAAGAAGAACAAAACACGGCTGCCGACTCTGCCGATACGACGCCCTGGACCGCGGGAGCGATGGACGACGTTGATTTGTCGGGCGGAGGCGGAACCGAGGTGACGCAGGTTTTAGATTTGATCGGGGCCACGGTGACCGTAGGAGACGTGACCTATGCTTCGCCCTTTGTGAACGATCCTTTTGCGATGGCACTATATATGCCCGCCCTGATGGAAAGTTTAACCACGCAGGCGGTGGAACGATTGCCGGGGCGAATTAATTTGAATGAGTGTCCTGCCGAATTGTTGCGAGGGATTCCGCTGGTCGATGAAGAGACGATCGAAGCGATTATCGAAGCCCGCGGCGATTCCTCTGAAAGCGAAAACCGGCGTTTTGAGACTTGGCCGATGGTTGAGGGATTGGTCACCATCGACCAAATGCGATTGCTGATGCCGCTGTTGACCGGAGGCGGGGACGCTTATCGGGCGCAAATCATTGGCTATTACGAACAAGGGAATCTGTTCAGTCGCGTCGAGGTGATCATCGATTCGACGACCATCAATCCGGATGTCGTCTTGTACCGAGACCTCAGCCATCTCGGTCGCGGATTTGACGTTGCCGTCTTGGGGATTCAAGCAATCGATATGACGCAGTAG
- the epmA gene encoding EF-P lysine aminoacylase EpmA has product MTTNPLDHLPTCSLEMLRHRSALLKQVRQFFDRRGFIEVQTPCLSADTVVDVHLDPLVVPTESLQLGGHDLPTKLFLQTSPEFAMKRLVAAGAEAIYQLAPVFRSGERGDFHNPEFTMLEWYRVGDTAKVAVDLLDELSQEVLNALPATRSTYRELFQRLLGIDPIDGPLERLRALAVAAAPGLEEAFADDRDGILDVLFSLVIQPKMPIDRPQIVTHYPLTQGALAQQSKDDPQTAERFEWFASGIELGNGYGELLDPTILADRVASNNKARLSSGKAALPSESRLLEAMRRGLPPCAGVAVGLDRLLMVQQKVKRIEDVIPFPIERA; this is encoded by the coding sequence ATGACCACCAATCCTCTTGATCATTTGCCAACCTGTTCTCTTGAAATGTTGCGTCATCGATCCGCACTGCTCAAACAGGTTCGGCAATTCTTCGACCGCCGCGGCTTCATCGAAGTTCAAACTCCCTGCCTGTCGGCCGATACCGTCGTCGACGTCCACCTTGATCCGTTGGTTGTGCCGACGGAATCCCTGCAGTTGGGAGGACACGATCTACCGACGAAGTTGTTTTTGCAGACCTCCCCAGAGTTCGCGATGAAGCGTTTGGTCGCTGCAGGAGCGGAGGCGATCTATCAGTTGGCTCCCGTATTTCGAAGTGGCGAGCGAGGCGATTTTCATAACCCCGAATTTACGATGCTGGAATGGTATCGGGTCGGAGACACCGCGAAGGTCGCTGTCGATTTATTGGACGAACTGTCGCAAGAGGTTCTAAACGCATTGCCTGCAACTCGGTCGACGTATCGTGAACTGTTTCAGCGTCTGCTTGGCATCGACCCCATCGATGGACCGTTGGAGCGATTGCGTGCACTGGCCGTCGCCGCTGCTCCCGGGTTGGAGGAAGCATTCGCAGACGATCGAGACGGGATCTTAGACGTGTTGTTTAGTTTGGTCATCCAGCCAAAGATGCCCATCGACCGACCTCAAATCGTGACGCACTACCCGCTCACGCAAGGAGCACTCGCGCAGCAGTCGAAAGACGATCCGCAAACCGCAGAACGGTTCGAGTGGTTTGCCAGCGGGATCGAGCTGGGGAATGGGTATGGGGAATTGTTGGACCCGACCATTTTGGCAGACCGCGTCGCCAGTAATAACAAGGCACGATTGAGTAGTGGTAAAGCAGCTCTCCCGTCAGAAAGTCGCTTGCTGGAAGCGATGCGAAGAGGTTTGCCACCATGTGCTGGAGTCGCTGTGGGGCTGGACCGTCTGCTAATGGTGCAGCAGAAAGTAAAGCGAATTGAAGACGTGATTCCGTTTCCAATTGAGCGAGCATGA
- a CDS encoding S1C family serine protease, whose product MTYRPAQTSPHSAQPLLSFLLKRSILLCGFLSVGLCLEYPTVGFAQVAREQVELAKAATVLVERPSGDGFGTAFCISKNGFFITNEHVVRGETEQIPLILFPGTKSETTVHADVVRIDPKKDLALLRSDQVPDNLPALELGIDADLFETQSITVFGYPFGTSLALNNKKYPNVSINVGRITSLRRRADSLESIQMDAVVNQGNSGGPVVNDNGQVVGVVVEKIVGTDVNFAIPVSNVKSFLNKPGLAFTKPTIRFPFRHVPIDFNFRVVSFGPASEKYRFELTLRNNLGEVSETSAGEPNDQGIYSLRASPVQRPKTRLRLPVKVNFESGLVSGEMNEQRIRFGDSIQYLTDMKSIERTPAQKWRLTRYDGKSVTLGDLEFSNPTIFLGGSEIKLEIDSFNKIEIGKPKKLADTLTYEAKLIGTAGIIARNKGEIQFIGVPGSTNDAEDASETEEGISGSDPDYELPTGEATFKENQVVYELETPYDDYVMGRGDQYMIFKMGKQQRIIVFDLLAGNIIHEIQNIDSDALMCAGSKNLFVVLPSQMLIHRYSLDSFKIEKTIRLTTRNAPKQAVIGVNAEGPILLFDGEEAYFVDTTQLKPFRIDGKQLFAGGERFGRQMDASANGKVFGSIMTGLGPVSYDLLFLEEDVFVQGQFGSTSNAIRWAAPSADGRLFFLPRGQIYNMVLQDVSPQWLKDSRLFPTVDPRYFISVRFKTRAGNERFTSLDVCTASDLRIVHSNLDLNELSPQNGGRSADANKIVRDLEYGQTKVHYVPWAKLIAYTGYDKKRIYVRKYDFEARLQETGEDYLFVESLPPLLAFKNEKLTYEIQCKTNSDSLTFKLVEGPAEMRVTNDGVLTWTPPRGAVEGLQSVVIGITGNKGDQIFHTFDCLVAAKVLSRGSRRAGPR is encoded by the coding sequence ATGACCTATCGTCCCGCTCAAACGTCTCCGCACTCAGCACAACCACTGCTTTCCTTTCTTCTAAAGCGGTCGATTCTGCTCTGCGGCTTCCTTAGCGTTGGATTGTGCCTGGAGTATCCGACGGTTGGTTTTGCGCAAGTCGCACGCGAGCAAGTTGAGCTTGCGAAAGCCGCAACCGTTTTGGTTGAACGGCCCTCTGGAGACGGTTTTGGAACAGCGTTTTGCATCAGCAAGAATGGCTTTTTCATTACCAATGAACACGTCGTTCGCGGCGAGACCGAGCAAATCCCTTTGATTTTATTTCCCGGGACAAAATCGGAAACCACGGTGCATGCGGACGTGGTTCGAATCGATCCGAAAAAGGATTTGGCGTTATTGCGATCCGACCAAGTCCCTGACAATTTGCCCGCGTTGGAATTGGGGATCGACGCGGACCTTTTTGAAACCCAGAGCATTACCGTTTTCGGGTATCCGTTCGGCACCTCGCTGGCACTGAACAACAAGAAATACCCAAATGTGAGTATCAACGTTGGCCGGATCACCTCGCTCCGCCGACGTGCCGACTCACTCGAATCGATCCAGATGGATGCGGTGGTCAATCAGGGGAATTCTGGTGGGCCGGTGGTCAATGACAACGGCCAAGTAGTCGGCGTCGTTGTTGAAAAGATTGTCGGCACCGATGTCAATTTTGCGATTCCGGTTTCAAACGTCAAATCGTTCTTAAACAAACCCGGACTAGCGTTTACAAAACCGACGATTCGTTTTCCCTTCCGCCACGTACCGATCGATTTCAATTTTCGTGTCGTCTCGTTCGGACCGGCCTCGGAAAAGTATCGATTTGAACTGACTCTGCGAAACAACCTTGGCGAGGTTTCAGAAACGTCCGCTGGTGAACCAAATGATCAAGGAATTTATTCCCTGCGTGCGTCTCCGGTCCAGCGTCCGAAGACTCGTTTGCGACTGCCTGTAAAAGTTAACTTTGAATCGGGACTCGTCAGCGGTGAGATGAACGAACAGAGAATCCGTTTTGGGGACTCCATTCAATATCTGACGGACATGAAATCGATTGAAAGGACGCCTGCTCAGAAGTGGCGTCTCACTCGCTACGACGGCAAATCCGTCACGCTTGGCGATTTGGAATTTTCAAACCCAACGATCTTTCTTGGCGGATCCGAGATAAAACTTGAGATCGATTCGTTTAACAAAATCGAAATTGGAAAGCCTAAAAAACTCGCCGACACGCTGACGTACGAAGCCAAGCTGATTGGGACAGCCGGAATCATTGCTAGAAACAAGGGTGAGATCCAATTTATCGGCGTGCCAGGCAGCACGAATGACGCCGAAGATGCCAGCGAAACCGAAGAGGGGATCTCAGGAAGCGATCCCGACTACGAACTACCGACCGGCGAGGCAACGTTTAAGGAAAATCAAGTCGTCTATGAACTCGAAACGCCGTACGACGATTATGTAATGGGCCGCGGCGACCAGTACATGATCTTCAAAATGGGAAAACAGCAACGGATCATTGTTTTTGATCTCTTGGCCGGCAACATCATTCACGAAATTCAAAACATCGATTCGGACGCCCTGATGTGCGCGGGCTCGAAAAACTTATTCGTGGTGCTGCCAAGCCAGATGCTGATCCACCGCTACAGCCTGGATTCTTTCAAAATCGAAAAAACAATCCGATTGACCACAAGGAATGCGCCGAAACAAGCGGTGATTGGCGTCAACGCCGAAGGCCCTATTCTGCTTTTCGATGGCGAAGAAGCCTACTTCGTGGACACCACTCAATTGAAACCCTTCCGAATTGATGGAAAGCAGCTATTCGCAGGCGGAGAACGGTTCGGACGTCAAATGGATGCGTCTGCAAATGGAAAGGTATTCGGAAGCATCATGACGGGGCTAGGGCCGGTTTCCTACGATTTGCTTTTCCTTGAAGAGGACGTGTTTGTCCAAGGACAATTCGGAAGCACGTCCAACGCCATTCGATGGGCGGCTCCGAGTGCCGATGGGAGACTATTCTTTTTGCCACGTGGGCAGATCTACAACATGGTGCTGCAAGATGTCTCACCGCAATGGCTGAAGGACTCTCGATTATTCCCCACAGTCGATCCTCGCTACTTCATCTCCGTTCGGTTCAAGACGCGCGCGGGTAATGAACGATTCACTAGCCTCGATGTCTGCACGGCATCGGACCTTCGAATTGTTCATAGCAATCTTGACCTGAATGAACTCTCGCCCCAAAACGGCGGGCGCTCCGCCGATGCCAATAAAATTGTCCGAGATCTAGAGTATGGGCAGACCAAAGTCCACTACGTCCCATGGGCAAAACTGATCGCGTACACGGGCTACGACAAAAAACGGATCTATGTTCGGAAATACGATTTCGAAGCTCGACTCCAGGAAACGGGTGAAGACTATCTCTTCGTCGAATCGCTGCCCCCATTGCTTGCGTTCAAGAATGAGAAGTTGACTTACGAGATCCAATGTAAAACAAACAGTGACTCCCTTACATTCAAACTGGTCGAAGGCCCCGCGGAGATGCGTGTCACCAACGATGGAGTCTTGACTTGGACTCCGCCGCGTGGAGCGGTGGAGGGATTACAGTCGGTCGTCATTGGGATCACGGGCAACAAAGGCGATCAGATTTTTCACACGTTCGACTGTTTGGTTGCAGCCAAAGTCCTCTCGCGAGGAAGCCGAAGAGCGGGGCCGCGTTAA